From Oreochromis niloticus isolate F11D_XX linkage group LG14, O_niloticus_UMD_NMBU, whole genome shotgun sequence, one genomic window encodes:
- the psmd8 gene encoding LOW QUALITY PROTEIN: 26S proteasome non-ATPase regulatory subunit 8 (The sequence of the model RefSeq protein was modified relative to this genomic sequence to represent the inferred CDS: deleted 1 base in 1 codon): protein MALKETAGLYETLKTEWNKKNPNLNKCGDLLSKLKISLLDLNFLPTSGSSLTKQQLILARDVLEIGALWSILKKDIPSFERYMAQLKCYYFDYKEELPEAAYMHQLLGLNLLFLLSQNRVSEFHTELERLSARDIQTNVYIRHPVSLEQYLMEGSYNKVFLAKGNIPAESYTFFIDILLDTIRDEIAGCIEKAYEQIQFSEATRVLFFSSPKKMTEYAKKRGWNLSADGYYSFTNQQQRTEEVNIPSTELAQQVIEYARQLEMIV, encoded by the exons ATGGCGCTGAAAGAGACCGCTGGGCTGTATGAGACACTTAAAACGGAATGGAACAAGAAAAATCCAAACCTAAACAAATGTGGAGACCTTCTGAGTAAGCTTAAG atttcATTATTGGATCTGAACTTTTTACCTACCAGTGGATCCTCGCTCACcaagcagcagctcattttAGCTC GTGATGTCCTTGAAATCGGAGCCTTATGGAGCATCCTCAAGAAGGACATCCCATCCTTTGAGCGATACATGGCCCAGCTAAAATGTTACTACTTTGATTACAA agAAGAGCTGCCTGAAGCTGCCTACATGCATCAGTTACTTGGACTGAACCTGCTCTTCCTGCTTTCGCAGAATCGCGTCTCTGAGTTTCACACAGAACTCGAAAGATTGAGTGCTAGAGATATTCAGACCAACGTGTACATCAGACACCCAGTGTCTCTAGAGCAG TACTTGATGGAGGGAAGCTACAACAAAGTGTTCCTAGCCAAAGGCAACATCCCTGCTGAGAGCTACACC TTTTTTATAGATATTCTTCTGGACACAATTCG CGATGAGATTGCAGGTTGCATAGAGAAGGCGTATGAGCAGATCCAGTTCAGTGAAGCTACCCGTGTGCTTTTCTTCAGTTCCCCTAAAAAGATGACAGAGTATGCCAAGAAG AGAGGATGGAATTTGAGTGCAGATGGCTATTACTCTTTCACCAATCAGCAACAGCGGACAGAAGAGGTGAACATCCCTTCTACTGAGCTGGCACAACAGGTCATCGAATACGCACGACAGCTGGAAATGATTGTGTAA
- the nup88 gene encoding nucleoporin 88 gives MAALNSEQWLNDLPNHTIFKIIREKLDLERTSSERGIAKNLTFCLGADFFVWDDSDRVFYTTNLRQLNTEESSSSGKYQTLLCINPPLFEVCQVLVSPTQHHVALVGQRGVSVLELPLRWGKRSEFEGGRSKINCKTIPVAERFFTSSPSVSLRQAAWYPSETDEPHMVLLTSDNTIRFYGLKSPQTSAKILPVSQSEDESSLHPPVRSYAASLGEIAVAFDFGPISSPPRQLPGQVSKDQLVYPLYILYENGETYVSYTSQVNGISLSKPVGPLPMYPAAEDNYGYDACAILCLPCVPSILVIATETGTLYHCVVLESEEEDDTGAVEKWIRGTETVPALYVFECVELELILKVATGEDEEPQEFDFTCPIKLHRDPLCQHRYHCTHEAGVHSVGLIWVNKLQRFLKSDEEDKDSLQELAAEKRCIVEHILCTRPLLTSQSAPIRGFLIVSDLALGATMICITSTYECILLPLLSSIRPPSPPLLCSHPGLGSASSPLRGLAEDSFEQHIRNILARSSTNPLVLKAGDKDTSPPPPECLELLSRATQVFREEYILKQDMAREEMQRRVKLLTGQKNKQLEELSLCREERKSLREAAERLADKYEDAKYRQETIMNRVKKVLCSLQSQLPILSNSEKEMKKELQTINDQLKHLDNCIRQVNMKMEYQKTQVDKDMPGTRARVSLNAPQKKVVQDVLKEQGQQIGDMMKQIKDIKNHFSF, from the coding sequence ATGGCGGCACTCAATTCAGAACAGTGGCTGAATGACTTACCGAACCACACGATATTCAAAATAATACGCGAGAAGTTGGATTTGGAGCGCACCTCGAGTGAAAGAGGGATCGCTAAGAACCTCACGTTTTGTTTGGGAGCGGATTTTTTCGTGTGGGACGATTCAGACCGCGTGTTTTACACAACCAACCTGCGGCAGTTAAACACAGAGGAGAGCTCCAGTAGCGGGAAGTATCAGACCTTGCTGTGCATCAACCCGCCGCTCTTTGAAGTGTGCCAGGTGCTGGTGAGCCCGACACAGCACCATGTCGCGCTGGTCGGTCAACGAGGCGTCTCGGTCCTGGAGCTTCCACTGCGGTGGGGCAAGAGGTCCGAGTTTGAAGGCGGACGCAGCAAAATCAACTGCAAGACAATCCCTGTGGCGGAGCGCTTCTTCACCAGCTCACCGTCGGTCAGTCTGCGACAGGCGGCTTGGTACCCTAGCGAGACTGACGAGCCACATATGGTGCTGCTCACTTCAGACAACACGATCAGATTTTACGGCTTGAAGTCTCCGCAGACATCGGCCAAAATCCTGCCAGTGTCGCAGTCAGAAGATGAGAGCAGCCTCCACCCTCCGGTGCGTTCGTACGCAGCTTCTCTGGGAGAGATAGCAGTGGCGTTTGACTTTGGGCCGATTTCATCCCCTCCTCGGCAGCTGCCAGGACAGGTCTCCAAAGACCAGCTGGTCTACCCTCTCTATATTCTTTACGAAAATGGGGAGACCTATGTGAGCTACACGAGCCAGGTAAACGGTATAAGTCTAAGTAAACCCGTTGGACCTCTCCCCATGTATCCAGCAGCAGAGGATAACTATGGCTATGATGCTTGTGCCATTCTGTGCCTGCCATGTGTTCCGAGTATCTTGGTCATCGCCACAGAAACGGGCACACTGTATCACTGTGTTGTGCTGGAGTCTGAAGAAGAGGACGACACGGGGGCAGTGGAAAAGTGGATCCGAGGCACAGAGACAGTGCCAGCTCTttatgtgtttgagtgtgttgAGCTAGAGCTCATACTTAAAGTGGCAACGGGAGAGGACGAGGAGCCGCAAGAGTTTGATTTCACCTGTCCAATCAAACTGCACAGAGACCCCCTCTGTCAGCATCGGTATCATTGCACCCATGAAGCAGGAGTGCACAGCGTGGGGCTAATCTGGGTCAACAAGCTGCAGAGGTTCCTTAAATCAGATGAGGAGGATAAGGACAGTCTCCAGGAGCTGGCTGCTGAGAAGCGCTGCATCGTAGAGCACATTCTTTGCACCAGACCGCTCCTGACCAGTCAGTCGGCTCCAATTCGTGGTTTTTTGATTGTGTCGGACCTCGCCTTGGGCGCCACCATGATCTGCATCACCAGCACTTACGAGTGCATTCTGTTACCCCTTCTGAGCTCCATTCgccctccctcccctcccctgCTTTGCTCCCACCCAGGTCTGGGCTCTGCCAGCTCCCCTCTGCGTGGGCTGGCCGAAGACTCCTTTGAGCAGCACATTCGCAACATCCTGGCACGGAGCTCCACCAATCCTCTTGTACTTAAAGCTGGAGACAAGgacacatcaccaccacctcCAGAGTGTCTGGAGCTCCTCAGCAGAGCCACACAGGTGTTCCGTGAGGAGTACATTCTCAAGCAGGACATGGCTCGTGAAGAGATGCAGAGGAGGGTGAAACTCCTGACAGGCCAGAAGAACAAGCAGCTGGAGGAGTTGTCTCTCTGcagggaggagaggaagagtTTGAGAGAAGCAGCAGAAAGATTGGCTGATAAATACGAAGATGCAAAGTATCGCCAAGAAACCATTATGAACAGGGTTAAGAAAGTGTTGTGTAGCCTGCAAAGCCAGCTACCCATACTGTCAAacagtgaaaaagaaatgaagaaggAGCTGCAGACCATCAATGATCAACTGAAACACCTGGACAACTGCATCAGACAGGTGAACATGAAGATGGAGTACCAGAAGACACAAGTGGACAAGGATATGCCCGGAACTA